One stretch of Podospora pseudoanserina strain CBS 124.78 chromosome 4, whole genome shotgun sequence DNA includes these proteins:
- a CDS encoding hypothetical protein (EggNog:ENOG503P6NQ; COG:S) → MGSAPSKDDDKRPTVEQPTPPAAAAAEQEDDEPDEWDKRIFSTGCAEENAKLTDCYYEKKDWRQCKEEMEMFKQCWKMQGNDKRTDSKDV, encoded by the exons ATGGGCTCAGCACCTTCCAAGGACGACGACAAGAGACCGACGGTTGAGCAGCCGacaccgccggcggcggcggcggcagagcaggaggatgatgagccTGACGAGTG GGACAAGCGTATTTTCAGCACCGGCTGCGCAG AGGAAAATGCAAAGTTGACCGACTGTTACTACGAAAAGAAGGACTGGAGGCAATGCAAGGAAGAG ATGGAGATGTTCAAGCAGTGTTGGAAGATGCAGGGCAACGATAAGCGGACTGATAGCAAAGATGTCTGA
- a CDS encoding hypothetical protein (EggNog:ENOG503PAJ5; COG:S): MAAQIGLTEPGHTKFNLTFPLLQPSSNITPPSTTDDASSPSPPQNIIPGILFGILTPHIIGTLFLLSRLFSRLFLLKKWFWWEDTLILSSFLFSTAVCATYTITTTTTSFPTTHHDRHYTLRTYLALIFYQLSLCLTKLSILSFYLRIFSSCASTRRLRLLTVLTIIAVMCYGIPLLFITIFQCHPLPGLFFNSPTAVPHCFDFKPLLIASTSLHTATDVWLIMLIIPVIVRLQIPPRERAILGVVLSLGVFVAVASLTRLQLSLKAGGYIHTHHSGGDDDDEDEGVEVANTLAFFVMTVLELDVAVICACAPGVGVLMRRVWPGFLGGGGRGDTDTSDTEGGSLDLGTMRVVDGEGGKSVTELYFAGENGEVREPPALLISNHRTPHTTTLSLRSFISGLGPPRSRGKGVEGRREGRGLLLREDFTTCDDMETPTTTRMSEVGLEGCCDQYSVGFDRGQPPAAGEQTTPEKKRRCGGRRYSGRWGDSQESFVLGLNDPNSPSRLTPVDRVRKGEGNRQGEKNA; this comes from the coding sequence atggccgcACAAATAGGCCTAACCGAACCAGGCCACACCAAAttcaacctcaccttccccttACTCCAGCCCTCTAGCAACATcacacccccatccacaACCGACGATgcatcttcaccttctcccccccaaaacatcatccCCGGCATCCTCTTCGGCATCCTAACCCCCCACATAATCggcaccctcttcctcctctcccggcTCTTCTCCCGGTTGTTCCTCCTCAAAAAATGGTTCTGGTGGGAAGACACGCTCATCCTGTCgtccttcctcttctcaacAGCAGTCTGCGCAACctacaccatcaccacaacaaccacctccttccccaccacccatcacgACCGCCATTATACGCTACGAACCTACCTCGCCCTCATCTTCTATCAACTCTCCCTCTGCCTGACCAAACTCTCGATTCTGTCCTTTTACCTCaggatcttctcctcctgcgccTCCACCCGCCGGTTGCGACTCCTCACCGTTCTGACCATCATCGCTGTGATGTGCTATGGCATCCCACTATTATTCATCACAATCTTCCAATGCCACCCCCTTCCCGGCCTGTTTTtcaactcccccaccgccgtcCCGCATTGTTTCGACTTCAAACCCCTGCTCATCGCCAGCACGAGTTTACACACCGCCACCGACGTCTGGCTCATCATGCTTATCATTCCCGTTATCGTCCGTCTTCAAATCCCCCCCCGAGAGCGGGCCATTCTCGGCGTGGTTCTCAGCCTAGGCGTCTTCGTCGCTGTGGCTAGCCTGACAAGACTGCAACTCAGTCTCAAAGCCGGCGGCTACATCCACACCCATCACTccggcggcgacgacgacgacgaggatgaaggtGTCGAGGTGGCGAACACGCTCGCGTTTTTTGTCATGACGGTGCTGGAGTTGGATGTGGCGGTTATTTGTGCCTGTGCGCctggggtgggggtgttgatgaggagggtcTGGCCTGGGTTTTTgggaggcggggggaggggggatacaGACACCAGCGACACCGAGGGGGGGAGCTTGGACTTGGGAACGATGAGGGTCGtcgatggggaaggggggaagagCGTCACCGAGTTGTATTTTGCGGGCgagaatggggaggtgagggagccgccggcgttgttgatttCGAATCATAGGACGCCGCATACGACCActttgagcttgaggagcttcATCAGTGGGCTGGGGCCGCCGAGGtcgagagggaagggggtggaaggtcggagggaggggagggggttgttatTGAGGGAGGATTTTACGACGTGCGATGACATGGagacgccgacgacgacgaggatgagtgaggttgggttggaggggtgttgTGATCAGTATAGTGTTGGGTTTGATCGAGGTCAGCCACCCGCAGCTGGGGAGCAGACGACGcctgagaagaagaggaggtgtggtgggaggcgTTATagtgggaggtggggggatAGCCAGGAGAGTTTCGTGCTGGGACTGAATGATCCCAACAGCCCAAGCCGGCTAACACCGGTCGACCGGGTTAGAAAAGGGGAGGGCAACCGACAAGGAGAAAAGAATGCATAG
- a CDS encoding hypothetical protein (COG:S; EggNog:ENOG503P5KD), whose amino-acid sequence MTAPTTCCRSSNNNASSAECVCAKQATCSCGKQSALHCSCSAAATENTVAGPRCSCRARPAGQCTCERAASENVTPEKACACGSRPADACTCEKAADGGFNPENEIDFTTKK is encoded by the exons ATGACCGCCCCAACCACCTGCTGCcgctcctccaacaacaacgcctcctcggcggagTGCGTCTGCGCCAAGCAAGCGACCTGCTCCTGCGGGAAGCAATCCGCCCTCCActgctcctgctccgccgccgcgacGGAGAACACGGTCGCCGGACCGAGATGCAGCTGCCGTGCTAGACCCGCGGGCCAGTGCACCTGCGAGCGTGCCGCTTCGGAGAATGTGACGCCTGAGAAGGCTTGTGCTTGTGGTTCAAGACCTGCTG ATGCTTGCACTTgtgagaaggctgctgaTGGGGGGTTCAACCCGGAGAATGAGATTGATTTTACTACCAAGAAATAA
- the BPL1 gene encoding biotin holocarboxylase synthetase (COG:H; BUSCO:EOG09261666; EggNog:ENOG503NXNK) — translation MTSRKLNKLNVLVYTGTGSTLESVRHCIYSLRRLLSPNYAVIPITETAILKEPWAPTCALLVFPGGADLGYCRVLNGPGNRNIAQYVRRGGAYLGFCAGGYYGSQRCEFEVGNASMEVVGSRELGFYPGICRGGAFKGFEYHSERGARAADVRVRKEGFDGDGELPEVFKCYYNGGGVFVDAEKLAGEGAEVDILAEYEGDLDVESGEVKAAMVYCKVGEGAAILTGPHPEFDAVNLGRHSDLPEYEKLIEELAADEPSRTTFLKACLTKLGLEVSRGTAVPSLSKLHVSSIHHNEVGELLHSLDDIITKEDGDEYIKGENDLFHLEKPESRWDLTSLSRALQSELERPRISPSRGSPDPTTNYSHIPKRIVSHETAWPEPKETPYFNHAVYYSSLRQSREQNPGAEEWGDVLMYGEVVTSTNTLLEKNHKLLSHLSTGFTLAATTQVAGRGRGSNVWVAPPGSLIMSTVINHPAHLTSTRPIVFIQYLAAIAIVEAIKTYDVGYEDFPVKVKWPNDVYVRDPNNPDSVTYVKVAGILANCSYTAGNYQVVLGIGINTNNARPTTSLDAVIPLMSNKDSLQPFKIERLLARLLARLEVLYGEFVKGGFSKELEEKYYRYWLHSNQVVTLEAEGGVRARVVGITRDWGMLKAEEVTEGGINGALRGTGRVWALQSDENSFDFWRGLVKRKI, via the exons ATGACTTCACGaaagctcaacaagctcaatGTCTTGGTCTACACAG GCACGGGCTCAACCCTCGAGTCAGTCCGCCACTGCATCTACTCCCTCCGCCGGCTGCTCTCCCCCAACTACGCCGTGATCCCCATCACAGAAACTGCCATTCTCAAGGAGCCATGGGCACCTACCTGCGCTCTGCTTGTTTTCCCTGGCGGTGCTGATCTAGGGTACTGCCGTGTTCTCAACGGCCCCGGAAACCGCAATATCGCTCAGTATGTCCGTCGCGGGGGGGCGTATTTGGGCTTTTGTGCAGGTGGCTACTATGGAAGTCAGAGGTGTGAGTTTGAGGTTGGGAATGCGTCAAtggaggttgtggggagCAGGGAGTTGGGTTTTTATCCTGGGATTTGTAGGGGTGGTGCGTTCAAGGGGTTTGAGTATCATAGTGAGCGTGGGGCAAGAGCTGCTGatgtgagggtgaggaaggagggatttgatggggatggggagctTCCGGAGGTGTTTAAATGCTACTataatggtggtggtgtttttgttgatgctgagaaGCTTGCGGGTGAGGGGGCCGAGGTTGATATTTTGGCTGAGTATGAGGGGGATTTGGATGTGGAATCGGGGGAGGTAAAGGCTGCAATGGTGTACTGcaaggttggggagggagcggCGATTTTGACTGGGCCTCATCCTGA GTTCGACGCCGTCAATCTCGGCAGACACTCCGACCTGCCCGAGTATGAGAAGCTCATTGAGGAGCTCGCTGCAGACGAACCATCTAGGACAACGTTCCTCAAGGCCTGTCTAACCAAACTAGGACTGGAAGTAAGCCGAGGGACAGCCGTTCCCAGTCTTTCCAAACTTCACGTGtcctccatccatcacaaCGAAGTAGGGGAGCTCCTCCATTCGctcgacgacatcatcacaaaAGAAGACGGCGACGAGTACATCAAAGGCGAGAAcgacctcttccacctcgaAAAGCCAGAATCCCGCTGGGACCTGACATCCCTCAGCCGAGCCCTCCAGAGTGAGCTGGAAAGACCAAGAATAAGCCCCAGCCGGGGCTCCCCAgacccaacaacaaactaCAGCCATATCCCCAAGCGCATAGTATCCCATGAAACAGCCTGGCCGGAACCCAAGGAGACGCCTTACTTCAACCACGCGGTTTACTACTCCAGTCTTCGCCAATCCCGCGAGCAAAACCCCGGGGCGGAGGAATGGGGCGATGTGCTCATGTACGGCGAGGTAGTGACAAGCAcaaacaccctcctcgaGAAAAACCACaagctcctctcccacctctccacgGGTTTCACCCtcgcagcaacaacccaagTCGCTGGCCGAGGGCGCGGGTCAAATGTTTGGGTTGCCCCTCCGGGGTCGTTGATCATGTCGACAGTCATCAACCACCCTGCTCACCTCACCAGTACCAGACCAATAGTCTTTATCCAAtacctcgccgccatcgccatcgtgGAAGCGATCAAAACGTACGACGTGGGCTACGAGGATTTCCCTGTCAAAGTGAAATGGCCCAATGACGTCTACGTACGCGATCCTAACAACCCTGACTCTGTCACGTATGTCAAAGTTGCTGGAATTTTGGCAAATTGCAGTTACACGGCAGGGAACTACCAGGTTGTTCTGGGGATAGGAATTAACACGAATAATGCGAGACCAACTACCTCGCTTGATGCGGTTATCCCGCTCATGTCGAACAAAGACAGCCTTCAACCGTTCAAAATAGAGAGGTTGCTCGCCAGACTGTTGGCaaggttggaggtgttgtATGGGGAGTTTGTGAAAGGGGGTTTTAgcaaggagttggaggagaagtaTTACCGGTATTGGCTGCATAGCAACCAGGTTGTGACTCTGGAggcggaagggggggtgagggcgagggtggtgggcatCACAAGGGATtgggggatgttgaaggcggaggaggtgacggaggggGGGATCAACGGGGCGTtgagggggacggggagggtttgggcgCTGCAGAGTGATGAGAACAGTTTTGacttttggagggggttggtgaagaggaagattTGA
- a CDS encoding hypothetical protein (EggNog:ENOG503P1GI; COG:A) translates to MHYIKLLRPPVVEFVRSERCLRLVLAVTTDLGDSFFSPKDPVELLVVGAYTTTKDGKEQLVPVILTQRNTPKWKAGMRVLKLDLPLPPHPIKTIQIRPADRQLTALGTTDIYPPTGQGLILAAFSDVSLDRNTAVPPVCFRSLRLPTADNQTLQVEEDMGDSIARHIWDSGIATVSLLADMFLSTSPKGNPMPALKQLFQQDRDRPLNILEVGCGIGTLGIGVARLLALKKAPRQMTTRILMTDLPEAEERARANIARQAEALSQAPAPSLDFESLDWIDGQNGVFGAQVQDNTWDLIVVSDCTYNTDTLSPLVQTLSALHGHSGEQSVRPKVFLSTKSRHSSEREFWDLMAADGWSIEEEATLPLPHIDGGGNPVELYLFEKK, encoded by the coding sequence ATGCATTACATAAAACTACTGCGACCGCCAGTGGTCGAGTTCGTCAGATCAGAACGATGCCTCCGATTAGTACTCGCCGTCACCACCGATCTCGGGGACTCGTTCTTCTCACCCAAAGACCCAGTTGAGCTCCTTGTGGTCGGCGCTTACACGACGAcaaaagatggaaaagagCAACTGGTACCAGTTATCCTCACACAACGAAATACGCCAAAATGGAAGGCTGGGATGAGAGTTCTCAAACTGGATCTTCCACTGCCTCCACACCCCATCAAAACGATCCAGATCCGGCCGGCAGACCGTCAACTTACAGCTCTTGGAACGACAGACATCTACCCACCAACGGGCCAGGGACTCATCCTAGCGGCATTCTCTGATGTCTCGCTGGACAGGAACACAGCAGTACCTCCTGTGTGCTTTCGGAGTTTGAGGCTGCCAACAGCCGATAACCAGACGCTCcaagtggaggaggatatgggGGATAGCATAGCCCGGCACATCTGGGACTCTGGGATTGCCACTGTGTCTCTCCTGGCCGACATGTTTCTGAGCACCAGCCCGAAGGGAAACCCAATGCCCGCCTTGAAGCAGCTCTTTCAACAAGATCGGGACAGGCCACTGAACATCCTCGAAGTTGGCTGCGGCATCGGGACACTAGGCATAGGGGTGGCCCGGCTGCTTGCTTTGAAGAAGGCTCCCAGACAGATGACAACTCGTATCCTCATGACTGATCTCCCCGAGGCTGAAGAACGAGCCAGAGCGAATATCGCCCGGCAAGCGGAAGCTCTCAGCCAagcaccagcaccctcgCTAGACTTTGAGAGCCTCGACTGGATAGACGGGCAGAATGGCGTGTTTGGAGCGCAGGTCCAGGATAATACCTGGGATTTGATTGTCGTGAGTGACTGCACCTACAACACGGATACTTTGTCACCGTTGGTGCAGACGCTTTCGGCTCTTCATGGCCATTCCGGCGAGCAGTCGGTCAGGCCAAAGGTCTTTTTGTCGACAAAGTCAAGACACTCGTCCGAGAGAGAGTTCTGGGATCTGATGGCTGCTGATGGGTGGAgtattgaggaggaggctacACTGCCGCTTCCTCATattgatgggggtgggaatcCTGTTGAGTTGTATCTCTTTGAGAAGAAATGA
- a CDS encoding hypothetical protein (COG:G; EggNog:ENOG50KOG2431) — protein sequence MDLREEFYDVVEEVCKIDFAGGKGGVDMGRYLGGLVAGYDLSGEWGLLERAGELGGLLMEKGKGREGTRTGAWLEFTRLGQLIGDKKYCDTVSGEVDVLEEGQERTKLRGLWPVKGTEGDEVFGLGKGAEGVYGNLLKTAALLGRGREGRLERMWKEAMGVAEDWLLFRPMLAEEDRDEIGDRRDVLLVGEARMNGDEVETAPKVQHLGCYAGGMFGLGGKLFGNEEYVKIGEQLTRGCAWAYGAFPTGLMPEVLEAVPCEGDWRDGPCKFDEDKWRKEGSRKLRKPFKSVKDPKYLLRPEAIESLFVMFRITGNKEYQELAWEMFQSVVGATETELAFSAISDVTVHGLLKKLDSMESFWLAETLKYYYLIFSPPDLISLDEWVLSPGAHPFRRDSSGFITRGFDEPPRPKKKKKKKPGVP from the exons ATggatttgagggaggagttttatgatgttgtggaggaggtttgcaAGATTGATTTCgcgggggggaaggggggggtggataTGGGGAGGTatctgggggggttggttgctgggTATGATTTGTCTGGGgagtgggggttgttggaaagggcgggggagttgggggggttgttgatggaaaaggggaaggggcgAGAGGGAACGAGGACGGGGGCTTGGTTGGAGTTTACACGGTTGGGACAGCTGATCGGTGATAAAAAGTATTGTGATACTGTgagtggggaggtggatgttttggaggaggggcaggagaggacgaagttgagggggttgtggccTGTGAAAGGGACtgaaggtgatgaggttTTTGGcctggggaagggggcggaGGGCGTTTATGGTAATCTACTCAAGACGGCGGCTTTGCTcggaagggggagagaggggaggttggagaggatgtgGAAAGAAGCCAtgggggtggcggaggatTGGTTGCTCTTCCGGCCCATGCtcgcggaggaggatagggatGAGATAGGGGATAGGAGGGATGTActgttggttggtgaggcGAGGATGAACGGGGATGAAGTAGAAACGGCGCCAAAGGTTCAGCATTTGGGTTGCTATGCGGGGGGGATGTTTGGGCTGGGAGGGAAGCTGTTTGGGAACGAGGAATATGTCAAGATTGGGGAGCAGCTCACTCGGGGTTGTGCGTGGGCTTACGGGGCGTTTCCCACGGGTTTGATGCCAGAGGTGCTCGAGGCGGTTCCTTGCGAGGGCGACTGGAGGGACGGGCCGTGCAAGTTTGATGAGGACAAGTGGCGGAAAGAGGGCAGCAGGAAGCTGAGGAAGCCGTTCAAGTCGGTGAAGGACCCAAAGTACCTACTCAGACCGGAGGCTATCGAGAGCTTGTTCGTCATGTTCAGAATTACGGGAAACAAGGAGTACCAAGAGCTGGCATGGGAGATGTTCCAGAGCGTAGTCGGGGCTACCGAGACGGAGCTGGCGTTTTCTGCCATCAGCGATGTCACTGTTCATGGCCTACTGAAGAAGCTGGATTCGATGGAG AGCTTCTGGCTAGCCGAAACACTCAAGTACTACTACCTcatcttctcaccaccagacCTCATCAGCCTGGACGAATGGGTCCTCAGCCCAGGAGCACATCCCTTTCGCCGAGACAGCAGTGGGTTCATCACCCGAGGCTTCGACGAACCCCCACgcccaaaaaagaagaagaaaaagaaaccagGGGTACCATGA
- a CDS encoding hypothetical protein (COG:D; COG:Z; EggNog:ENOG503NVDB) produces MPPKRAAATAASAATKKTAVATTTTKKTTATTATKKTTIAAATKKTVATTKKAAAAPKKAAAAPKKAAPKKAAPKKKTVAEVAPESDKENKEEPEKKVVTTKRKRTRDDEEQAPVASSSEDESAQEPVDAQAQPAKKRKVAAPKAPAAKRPARVLKAINEKPERVLDMFVFGEGTAGELGLGSVKVDGKKPIDVKRPRLNPNVSNVVQIACGGMHVAALTKDNKIFTWGVNDQGALGRDTTWDGGLRDVEDEDDDSDDEDDTGMNPKESTPAEIDTSGLPEDIEWVQVVASDSATFALTTTGQVYGWGTFRSNEGVLGFSRSVGIQRTPAHVPELSKIKQLAAGLNHILALDEKNKIYAWGAGQQAQLARRLLERDDTAALYPAGVGSLPGRAKAVKLACGSYHCFVIDTKGRVISWGLNNYAECGHEDSVGVDGGYVMRPQIVESLSGYEIADIAGGEHHSLACTTDGKLLTWGRIDGHQVGQPTGSFTEDNTIYDDRQKPRILVVPTEIPEVKDVVQVAAGTDHSFAVTKDGKVYSWGFSANYQTGQGTTDDIESPTLIDNTAIRDRKIVFAGAGGQYGIVAAEKEEAQN; encoded by the exons ATGCCTCCCAAAAGAGCTGCCGCGACAGCCGCGAGCGCTGCGACCAAAAAGACGGCTGTcgctaccaccaccaccaagaagaccACTGCCACGACGGCTACTAAGAAGACTACTATTGCTGCGGCGACCAAGAAGACTGTCGCTAccaccaagaaggctgctgccgcgcccaagaaggccgccgctgctcccaagaaggccgcgcccaagaaggccgcgcccaagaagaagactgtCGCTGAGGTTGCCCCCGAGTCTGATAAGGAAAACAAGGAGGAGCCTGAGAAGAAGGTCGTTACCACCAAGAGAAAACGCACCCGGGATGACGAGGAGCAAGCCCCAGTCGCGTCAAGTTCCGAGGACGAGAGTGCCCAGGAGCCTGTCGACGCGCAGGCGCAAccggccaagaagaggaaggtcGCCGCTCCTAAAGCCCCCGCTGCGAAGCGCCCTGCCCGCGTCCTGAAGGCCATCAACGAGAAGCCCGAGCGTGTTCTCGACATGTTTGTGTTTGGCGAGGGCACCGCTGGCGAGCTCGGTCTTGGCAGTGTTAAGGTGGACGGCAAGAAGCCCATCGATGTCAAGCGTCCCCGCCTGAACCCCAATGTCTCCAATGTTGTTCAGATTGCTTGCGGTGGCATGCACGTTGCTGCTCTTACCAAGGACAACAAGATCTTCACCTGGGGTGTCAACGATCAGGGCGCTCTCGGACGCGACACCACGTGGGATGGTGGGCTCAgagatgttgaggatgaggacgatgacagtgatgacgaggacgacacTGGCATGAACCCCAAGGAGAGCACTCCTGCCGAGATTGACACGAGCGGCCTCCCCGAGGATATTGAGTGGGTTCAGGTTGTTGCCAGCGACAGCGCGACTTTTgctctcaccaccactggcCAGGTCTATGGATGGGGTACATTCAGG AGCAACGAGGGTGTACTGGGCTTCAGTCGTAGTGTTGGCATTCAAAGGACCCCAGCCCACGTCCCCGAGCTGTCCAAGATCAAGCAGCTTGCTGCCGGTCTCAACcacatcctcgccctcgacgaGAAGAATAAGATTTACGCCTGGGGCGCCGGCCAACAAGCCCAGCTTGCTCGCCGTCTCCTCGAGCGCGACGACACCGCTGCCCTCTACCCTGCCGGCGTTGGTTCTCTCCCCGGCCGCGCCAAGGCCGTCAAGCTTGCCTGCGGTTCTTACCACTGCTTCGTCATTGACACCAAGGGCCGTGTCATCAGCTGGGGTCTCAACAACTACGCCGAGTGCGGCCACGAGGACTCTGTCGGCGTCGACGGCGGCTACGTCATGCGCCCCCAGATTGTCGAGTCGCTCAGCGGTTACGAGATTGCCGACATTGCCGGCGGTGAGCACCACTCTTTGGCATGCACCACCGATGGCAAGCTCCTCACCTGGGGCCGGATTGATGGCCACCAGGTCGGTCAGCCAACCGGTTCGTTCACCGAGGACAATACTATTTATGACGACCGCCAGAAGCCAAGAATCCTCGTCGTCCCTACCGAGATCCCCGAGGTCAAGGATGTTGTCCAGGTCGCCGCTGGCACCGACCACAGCTTTGCTGTCACCAAGGATGGCAAGGTTTACAGCTGGGGTTTCTCGGCCAACTACCAGACTGGCCAGGGGACTACGGATGATATTGAGTCGCCAACACTTATTgacaacaccgccatcaGGGACAGGAAGATCGTCTTTGCTGGTGCGGGCGGGCAGTACGGTATTGTTgctgccgagaaggaggaggctcagAATTAG
- a CDS encoding hypothetical protein (EggNog:ENOG503NYRW; COG:G) gives MGEKRAITPEASSSSDEKAVAHHAEGHGENHAAATDEYVFSTLHCTMDRASTVLTQRDRYGNALIHIDPEAERRLRWKLDLMIVPTVALLYLFCFIDRANIGNARIAGFEKDLNLTGYDYNGLLSVFYISYIVFEIPSNIGCKYFGPGWFIPTISLGFGGLSIAMAFVNNFAQAAAVRFLLGAFEAGMLPGIAYYLSRWYRRSELTFRLGLYIVMAPMAGAFGGLLASGILQLESFGSLTSWRMIFAIEGVITCVLALISYITLTDRPETARWLTQAEKDLAILRIKSERVGTTEVLDKMDVKKLMRGILNPVTLSTSFIFLLNNITVQGVSFFAPTIVRSIYPGKSTVMTQLLTVPPYVVGGFFTLLLPAISWKMDRRQIIIMSCTPLVIVGFIIFLATTNTEARYAAIFLLSSSIFALGPMTNSQVSANVVSDTARSSAIGMNVMCGNIGGLVSTWSFLPTDGPNYPIGNGLNLAAISTILIVATAMLFWMKKDNKRRETLSVEEELAGMSREEVQDLDWKHPAFRWKP, from the coding sequence ATGGGTGAAAAGAGAGCTATTACCCCCGAGGCCAGCTCGTCTTCGGACGAGAAGGCCGTCGCCCACCACGCCGAGGGTCACGGAGAGAACCACGCCGCTGCCACAGACGAGTATGTTTTTTCCACATTGCATTGCACCATGGATAGAGCCAGCACCGTGCTAACCCAGCGTGACAGATATGGCAACGCCCTCATTCACATCGATCCTGAGGCTGAGCGCAGGCTTCGGTGGAAGTTGGATCTCATGATCGTTCCCACTGTTGCCTTGCTCTACCTGTTCTGCTTCATTGACAGAGCAAACATCGGCAACGCCAGGATTGCTGGTTTCGAGAAGGATCTCAATCTTACCGGCTACGACTACAACGGTCTTCTCTCCGTCTTCTACATCTCCTACATTGTTTTCGAGATCCCATCCAACATCGGCTGCAAGTACTTTGGCCCCGGCTGGttcatccccaccatctccctcggcTTCGGTGGTCTTTCCATCGCCATGGCTTTCGTCAACAACTTCGCCCAGGCCGCCGCTGttcgcttcctcctcggtgctTTCGAGGCTGGTATGCTTCCCGGCATCGCCTACTATCTCTCGAGATGGTACCGCCGTTCCGAGCTCACCTTCCGTCTCGGTCTCTACATCGTCATGGCTCCCATGGCCGGTGCCTTCGGTGGTCTCCTCGCCTCCGgcatcctccagctcgagAGCTTTGGCAGCCTGACCTCTTGGCGCATGATTTTCGCCATTGAGGGCGTCATCACCTGCGTTCTTGCTCTCATTTCCTACATCACCCTCACTGACCGTCCCGAGACGGCTCGCTGGCTCACCCAGGCGGAGAAGGACCTTGCCATTCTCCGCATCAAGTCTGAGCGCGTCGGCACCACCGAGGTCCTCGACAAGATGGACGTCAAGAAGCTCATGCGCGGCATCCTCAACCCTGTGACGCTCAGCACCTCGTTCATTTTCTtgctcaacaacatcaccgtCCAGGGCGTCAGCTTCTTCGCCCCCACCATCGTCCGCTCCATCTACCCCGGCAAGTCCACCGTCATGACCCAGCTCCTGACTGTGCCCCCGTATGTCGTCGGTGGATTCTTCACTCTCCTTCTGCCCGCCATCAGCTGGAAGATGGACCGTCGccagatcatcatcatgtcttGCACACCCCTCGTCATTGTcggcttcatcatcttccttgccaccaccaacaccgaggcCCGCTATGCCGCCATCTTTTTGCTCTCGTCGTCCATCTTTGCGCTTGGCCCCATGACCAACTCGCAGGTCAGCGCCAACGTTGTTTCGGACACGGCTCGCAGCAGCGCCATCGGCATGAACGTCATGTGCGGAAACattggtgggttggtgagcaCTTGGTCTTTTCTGCCTACTGATGGGCCGAACTATCCTATCGGTAACGGCCTGAACCTGGCGGCCATTTCGACCATCTTGATTGTTGCTACTGCGATGCTGTTCTGGATGAAGAAGGATAAtaagaggagggagacgttgagcgtggaggaggagctggcggggatgagcagggaggaggtgcaggaTTTGGATTGGAAGCACCCTGCTTTCCGGTGGAAGCCTTAG